In the Ascochyta rabiei chromosome 17, complete sequence genome, one interval contains:
- a CDS encoding histone H2B, producing MPPKAQKTPTTGGKAPAGKAPAEKKEAGKKTAAPSGDKKKRTKTRKETYSSYIYKVLKQVHPDTGISNRAMSILNSFVNDIFERVATEASKLAAYNKKSTISSREIQTSVRLILPGELAKHAVSEGTKAVTKYSSSAK from the exons ATGCCCCCCAAGGCCCAGAAGACTCCCACCACCGGCGGCAAGGCCCCGGCCGGCAAGGCACCCGCTGAGAAGAAGGAGGCTGGCAAGAAGACCGCCGCTCCCTCCGGCGACAAGAAGAAGCGCACCAAGACCAGGAAGGAGACGTACTCGTCCTACATCTACAAGG TCCTCAAGCAGGTCCACCCTGACACTGGTATCTCCAACCGCGCCATGTCCATTCTGAACTCGTTCGTCAACGACATCTTCGAGCGCGTCGCCACCGAGGCCTCCAAGCTCGCTGCCTACAACAAGAAGTCGACCATCTCCTCCCGCGAGATCCAGACCTC GGTACGACTGATCCTCCCTGGTGAGCTGGCCAAGCACGCCGTGTCTGAGGGCACCAAGGCCGTCACCAAGTACTCTTCTTCGGCCAAATAG
- a CDS encoding Dihydrolipoyllysine-residue succinyltransferase, translated as MSSQQCLRRLPSAMRASALRAGARAVARTPAQRSYSAISRAASSGLLSQASRRPAQLATQRLCALDQIRGYADVTTVKVPEMAESITEGTLKQWSKQVGDYVEQDEEIATIETDKIDVSLNAPQAGTIKEFLVNEDDTVTVGQDVVKLEVGGEAPSGGKQEAKDEPKEPASKEQETSSQPSGEQEQSKQQEHKQQEPAKQESKPEPPKQESKPQPPKQPEPKKESKPAPKDESKPAQPGSRAENRVKMNRMRLRIAERLKQSQNTAASLTTFNEVDMSSIMEFRKLYKDDVLKNKGVKLGFMSAFSRACILAMRDVPAVNASIEGPKGGDTIVYRDYVDISVAVATEKGLVTPVVRNAEGLDMVGIEKAIAELGKKARDNKLTIEDMAGGTFTISNGGVFGSLMGTPIINLPQTAVLGLHAIKEKPVAINGKVEIRPMMYLALTYDHRLLDGREAVTFLVKIKEYIEDPRKMLL; from the exons ATGTCGAGCCAACAGTGTCTCCGCCGCCTGCCCAGTGCAATGCGCGCCTCGGCCCTGCGCGCAGGTGCTCGCGCCGTTGCCCGCACACCTGCCCAGCGCAGCTACTCGGCCATCTCGAGGGCCGCGTCCTCTGGCCTCCTGAGCCAGGCCTCAAG ACGACCTGCACAGCTCGCGACACAACGCCTGTGCGCGCTCGACCAGATACGAGGCTACG CCGATGTCACCACCGTCAAGGTCCCCGAGATGGCCGAGTCCATCACCGAGGGCACACTGAAGCAATGGTCGAAGC AGGTCGGCGACTACGTGGAGCAGGACGAGGAGATTGCCACCATCGAGACCGACAAAATTGACGTTTCCCTGAATGCGCCCCAGGCCGGTACCATCAAGGAGTTCCTCGTCAACGAGGACGACACCGTTACCGTTGGACAGGACGTTGTCAAGCTCGAGGTCGGCGGTGAGGCGCCATCTGGTGGAAAGCAAGAGGCCAAGGATGAGCCCAAGGAGCCTGCCTCCAAGGAACAGGAGACTTCATCGCAGCCCTCTGGCGAGCAGGAGCAGTCCAAGCAGCAAGAGCACAAGCAACAAGAGCCTGCCAAGCAGGAGTCGAAACCTGAGCCTCCCAAACAAGAGTCGAAGCCCCAGCCACCCAAGCAGCCCGAGCCCAAGAAGGAGTCGAAGCCCGCGCCCAAGGACGAGTCGAAGCCGGCCCAGCCCGGCAGTCGTGCAGAGAACCGC GTCAAGATGAACCGTATGCGTCTCCGCATCGCTGAGCGCCTAAAGCAGTCCCAGAACACCGCCGCCTCCCTCACCACCTTCAACGAGGTCGACATGTCGTCCATCATGGAGTTCCGCAAGCTCTACAAGGACGATGTCCTCAAGAACAAAGGCGTCAAGCTCGGCTTCATGTCCGCCTTCTCGCGCGCCTGCATCCTTGCTATGCGGGACGTTCCAGCCGTCAACGCCTCCATCGAGGGCCCCAAGGGCGGTGACACCATCGTCTACCGCGACTACGTCGATATCTCCGTCGCCGTTGCCACAGAGAAGGGTCTTGTCACCCCCGTGGTCCGCAATGCCGAGGGCCTCGACATGGTCGGCATCGAGAAGGCCATCGCCGAGCTCGGCAAGAAGGCCCGCGACAACAAGCTCACCATTGAGGATATGGCCGGTGGCACCTTCACCATCTCCAACGGCGGTGTCTTTGGCTCGCTGATGGGCACACCCATCATCAACCTTCCCCAGACCGCCGTTTTGGGCCTGCACGCCATCAAGGAGAAGCCTGTCGCCATCAACGGCAAGGTCGAGATTAGGCCCATGATGTACCTCGCCCTCACATATGACCACAGACTGCTCGACGGCAGGGAGGCCGTCACCTTCCTCGTCAAGATCAAGGAGTACATTGAGGACCCCAGGAAAATGCTGCTTTAA
- a CDS encoding histone H2A: protein MTGGKSGGKASGSKSNAQSRSSKAGLAFPVGRVHRLLRKGNYAQRVGAGAPVYLAAVLEYLAAEILELAGNAARDNKKTRIIPRHLQLAIRNDEELNKLLGHVTIAQGGVLPNIHQNLLPKKTAKPGKGPSQEL from the exons ATGACTGGCGGCAAATCCGGAGGCAAGGCCAGCGGCTCCAAGTCCAACGCCCAGTC TCGTTCTTCCAAGGCCGGTCTCGCCTTCCCCGTTGGTCGTGTCCACCGTCTCCTCCGCAAGGGCAACTACGCTCAGCGTGTCGGTGCCGGTGCTCCCGTCTACCTCGCTGCCGTCCTTGAGTACCTCGCTGCCGAAATCCTCGAGCTGGCTGGTAACGCTGCGCGCGACAACAAGAAGACACGTATCATCCCCCGTCATCTCCAGCTTGCCATCAGGAACGACGAGGAGTTGAACAAGCTGCTCGGTCACGTCACCATTGCCCAGGGTGGTGTCCTTCCCAACATTCACCAGA ACCTGTTGCCCAAGAAGACAGCCAAGCCTGGCAAGGGTCCTTCTCAGGAGCTGTAA
- a CDS encoding squalene synthetase-like protein, giving the protein MGKKKGKNKAKSSAKSTPKSTPKQTPRRTPSQFQPWPKDESVKNRFSLADEARFVSGHRKSAFEAGKKLRNMPVQFVSAGLLQGTLEEPEPEPVSADDSASADDDETPAPSPSSSAPPPDNTRAMAHMVIRSPSPAVSHASSESSDEVLFRGRGNTSAPLSTATSRVESPLPQKQAVAVPVAVAAARDTAVKGANANAQSVAARVAESTSRLVEDVHVQPKINVSIRVKNPHVDDAAPAPDAVLAPEADAVSDTHVVVDAQFAKRRGGKPGWEGATTPWEHKSKPGIGWLPVEHRPGTDAFLHDDVDPRDAAMEDYMQNMEDFGLTSDMMAASGFARREMDLDAGSHNDWESASGSQPGDEEAGPTDSWDSDMLQDLEGMSTSSDVMDTVVRILSKRNRKSGVQYLCVYEGSVVDDARWLPGGYLQSSAEKDLIQAFEEALLLRKKAEMGDSSTSDDDGDSDDGDSDDDDSSNDDSDEDGDDAFGEDEELDDETIARVLQKQEELGLGADELMLYAADDYFGGSSRADDYIPLGVGRSNRKQQKRGGRRNREPTFPSASAMADALDMDPYNGFDIMDTDRPSLRPRKKGRRGQMPFELDDSDLNEQLQNSWENDRQKKRMKKAEREELRQQGLLGRKGKAPNLKVKYKDGIMMEDVLEEMREFLIGGMQTLALPPMDASRRATIHQAADFFKLTSRSRGDGLDRFTVLTKTTRTRTYTDNEFDKAILHKGLLYRLTGPAFSQKGDRPRKSATVRFGGARGKPSTGYRDGETVGANAPEIGPENKGHALLAKMGWSKGMGLGALDNKGILQPIAHTVKMTKAGLQ; this is encoded by the exons atggGCAAGAAAAAGGGCAAGAACAAGGCCAAGAGCTCCGCGAAGAGCACCCCCAAGAGCACCCCCAAGCAAACGCCACGCCGCACGCCCTCCCAGTTCCAGCCATGGCCCAAGGACGAAT CAGTGAAGAACCGCTTCTCCCTCGCCGACGAAGCTCGCTTTGTCTCGGGCCACCGCAAGAGTGCCTTCGAGGCCGGCAAGAAGCTGCGCAACATGCCTGTCCAGTTCGTCAGCGCCGGCTTGCTGCAAGGCACCCTCGAGGAGCCTGAGCCTGAGCCTGTCTCTGCCGACGACTCTGCTTctgccgacgacgacgaaacCCCCGCGCCTTCCCCCTCCTCGTCCGCCCCGCCACCAGACAACACGCGAGCCATGGCGCACATGGTCATTCGCAGCCCTTCGCCCGCCGTCTCACACGCCTCGAGTGAGTCCAGCGACGAGGTCCTTTTCAGAGGCCGTGGCAACACTTCGGCGCCTCTTTCCACCGCCACATCGAGAGTCGAGAGTCCTCTGCCACAGAAACAAGCTGTCGCGGTCCCGGTCGCTGTCGCCGCGGCCAGAGACACCGCAGTCAAGGGCGCAAACGCAAACGCGCAATCAGTGGCTGCTCGAGTGGCCGAGTCTACTTCACGCCTGGTCGAGGACGTGCATGTTCAACCAAAGATCAACGTCAGCATTCGGGTCAAAA ATCCACACGTCGATGACGCCGCCCCTGCCCCCGACGCCGTCCTCGCACCGGAAGCCGATGCCGTGTCAGATACCCATGTCGTTGTCGACGCGCAGTTTGCGAAGCGACGTGGAGGCAAGCCTGGGTGGGAAGGCGCGACAACACCATGGGAACACAAGTCCAAGCCAGGCATAGGATGGCTGCCTGTCGAGCATCGTCCAGGaacagacgctttcttgCATGATGATGTCGACCCTCGCGATGCCGCCATGGAGGACTACATGCAGAACATGGAGGATTTTGGTCTGACCAGCGACATGATGGCCGCCTCAGGCTTTGCACGTCGCGAGATGGATCTCGACGCCGGTAGCCACAACGACTGGGAGTCGGCTTCCGGAAGCCAGCCAGGCGATGAAGAAGCAGGGCCGACCGACAGCTGGGACTCTGACATGCTCCAGGATCTCGAGGGTATGAGCACGTCATCAGATGTCATGGACACCGTTGTTCGCATCTTGTCGAAGCGCAATCGCAAGAGCGGAGTTCAATACCTGTGCGTTTACGAAGGCTCCGTCGTCGATGACGCTCGCTGGCTGCCCGGCGGTTACCTTCAGAGTTCTGCCGAGAAGGACTTGATCCAAGCTTTCGAAGAAGCTCTCCTGCTCCGTAAGAAGGCTGAAATGGGTGACAGCAGCACaagcgacgacgacggcgacagcgacgacggcgatagcgacgacgacgactccTCCAATGATGATTCCGACGAAGACGGCGACGATGCGTTTGGTGAAGACGAAGAGCTCGATGACGAGACCATCGCACGAGTCCTACAGAAGCAAGAGGAGCTGGGCCTAGGCGCAGACGAGCTTATGCTCTATGCAGCCGATGACTACTTTGGCGGATCATCGCGTGCAGATGACTACATCCCGCTCGGCGTTGGTCGATCGAACAGGAAGCAGCAGAAGCGTGGCGGACGAAGAAATCGCGAGCCTACCTTTCCTTCAGCGTCTGCCATGGCAGATGCGCTCGATATGGATCCTTACAACGGGTTCGACATCATGGATACCGACCGCCCATCATTACGACCGAGGAAGAAGGGCCGACGTGGCCAGATGCCCTTCGAGCTTGATGACTCTGACCTCAACGAACAATTACAGAATTCTTGGGAAAATGACCGTCAAAAGAAGCGCATGAAGAAGGCCGAACGCGAGGAGCTACGGCAGCAAGGCCTTCTTGGCAGGAAGGGTAAGGCGCCTAATCTAAAGGTCAAGTACAAGGACGGGATCATGATGGAAGACGTTCTCGAAGAGATGCGCGAGTTCTTGATTGGCGGTATGCAAACCTTGGCTTTGCCTCCTATGGATGCATCTCGTCGTGCGACGATCCATCAAGCTGCAGACTTCTTCAAGCTGACATCCCGCTCTCGTGGAGATGGCCTCGATCGTTTCACCGTCCTCACAAAGACCACCCGTACACGCACCTATACCGACAACGAATTCGACAAGGCCATTCTTCACAAGGGACTGCTCTATCGTCTCACAGGGCCAGCCTTCTCGCAGAAAGGCGACCGTCCTCGCAAGTCGGCAACCGTCCGTTTCGGGGGAGCACGAGGCAAGCCTTCGACCGGCTACCGCGATGGCGAAACCGTGGGTGCCAACGCGCCTGAGATTGGCCCCGAAAACAAGGGCCACGCTTTGTTGGCCAAGATGGGTTGGTCCAAGGGTATGGGACTCGGTGCTCTGGACAACAAGGGCATCCTGCAGCCGATTGCGCACACTGTGAAGATGACAAAGGCGGGTTTACAGTAG
- a CDS encoding Cysteine protease atg4, which translates to MNDFERVGRNLVRTFYDPLPTNDANDPIWLLGERYDPKPPLLLGSTPSDAAASTPQNERGEDESWIRTSVDDTDRKEAPNGQDPAQYGGWPSAFLDDFESRTWMTYRSGFAPIQKSQDPKATATMSFRVRMQNLASPGFTSDTGFGCMIRSGQSILANALQMLTLGRDWRWQHDTTNPDHCAILSLFADDPRAPFSIHRFVQHGAAVCGKYPGEWFGPSAAARCIQDLANKHKEAGLNVYVSGDGADVYEDKLKQIALDEDGRWRPTLILVGTRLGIDKITPVYWEALKAALQMKQSIGIAGGRPSASHYFVGTQANTFFYLDPHSTRPFLPYHALPLSSSLSSSSSLSPSSSTSQDESKPDAPLAASTESRTTITDSQTTVVPSPSEAAYTPADVATCHTRRIRRLQIREMDPSMLLAFLVTSEEDYEKWKEGVQSVQGKCVVHVQDHEPAPRGQEREGAVDEVESWDEDGLQ; encoded by the exons ATGAACGACTTCGAGCGCGTCGGCCGCAACCTCGTCCGCACCTTCTACGACCCCCTCCCAACCAACGACGCCAACGACCCCATATGGCTGCTCGGCGAGCGCTACGACCCCAagccgccgctgctgctcggCTCCACGCCTAGTGATGCGGCTGCCTCGACCCCGCAGAACGAGCGCGGCGAGGACGAGAGCTGGATCAGAACCAGCGTCGACGACACAGACCGCAAGGAAGCCCCCAACGGCCAGGACCCCGCCCAGTATGGCGGCTGGCCCTCGGCGTTCCTCGATGACTTCGAGTCGCGCACATGGATGACCTACCGCTCCGGCTTCGCGCCCATACAGAAGAGCCAGGACCCAAAGGCCACCGCCACCATGAGCTTCCGTGTGCGCATGCAGAACCTCGCCTCCCCCGGTTTCACCTCCGACACGGGCTTTGGCTGCATGATCCGCAGCGGACAGTCCATCCTCGCCAACGCCCTGCAGATGCTGACCCTGGGCCGCGACTGGAGATGGCAACACGACACCACCAACCCCGACCACTGCGCTATTCTGTCGCTCTTCGCAGACGATCCAAGGGCTCCCTTCTCCATACACCGCTTCGTCCAACATGGTGCTGCTGTCTGCGGCAAGTACCCAGGCGAGTGGTTTGGCCCCTCGGCAGCCGCGCGCTGCATCCAGGATCTGGCCAACAAGCACAAGGAAGCCGGCTTGAACGTCTATGTTTCTGGCGACGGCGCAGATGTGTACGAAGACAAGCTTAAGCAGATCGCCCTCGACGAGGACGGGCGCTGGCGGCCTACCCTCATCCTTGTCGGCACCAGGCTCGGTATCGACAAGATCACCCCCGTCTACTGGGAGGCGTTGAAGGCTGCTCTGCAGATGAAGCAGAGCATCGGCATTGCAGG CGGTCGCCCCTCAGCATCACACTACTTTGTCGGCACCCAAGCCAACACCTTCTTCTACCTTGACCCCCACAGCACGCGGCCCTTTCTACCGTATCACGCCTTACCCCTGTCCTCGTCCTTgtcctcatcctcatcctTGTCCCCGTCCTCGTCCACATCCCAAGACGAATCGAAACCCGACGCACCCCTCGCAGCCTCCACAGAATCGCGTACCACCATCACCGATTCACAAACCACCGTGGTCCCCTCTCCCAGCGAAGCCGCCTACACACCCGCCGACGTGGCAACCTGCCACACCCGCCGCATCCGGCGTCTGCAGATCCGCGAAATGGACCCTTCGATGCTGCTCGCCTTTCTCGTCACCTCGGAGGAAGACTACGAGAAGTGGAAGGAGGGCGTGCAGAGTGTGCAGGGCAAGTGCGTTGTGCACGTGCAAGACCACGAGCCCGCGCCGAGGGGCCAGGAGAGGGAGGGCGCCGTGGATGAGGTGGAGAGCTGGGACGAGGACGGCCTGCAGTAG